A genomic window from Flavobacterium hankyongi includes:
- a CDS encoding TerB family tellurite resistance protein has product MDSYEEKISLLSEMIAFAVIDGELHDREYDFLKMVSEELQIDKETFLSLFKMRNEFEVIKDEFHRILHFYRLALLMYCDGILHNREKIAIHEIGINMGLNPNAMKKILHLMEESPDKMVEAETLLCAFHEQLN; this is encoded by the coding sequence ATGGATTCATACGAAGAGAAAATAAGTTTACTATCAGAAATGATTGCTTTTGCTGTAATTGATGGGGAATTACACGATCGAGAGTATGATTTTTTAAAAATGGTCTCGGAAGAATTACAGATTGATAAAGAGACTTTTTTAAGCTTGTTTAAAATGAGAAATGAGTTTGAAGTAATAAAAGACGAATTCCATAGAATATTACATTTCTATCGTTTAGCATTATTAATGTATTGTGATGGGATATTACACAATAGAGAGAAAATAGCAATTCACGAAATAGGAATTAACATGGGATTAAACCCAAATGCTATGAAAAAAATACTTCATTTGATGGAAGAGTCACCTGATAAAATGGTTGAAGCAGAAACACTTTTGTGTGCTTTCCACGAGCAATTGAATTAA
- a CDS encoding alpha/beta hydrolase has product MLKKILLLTMFVLAFEGLKAQESTASKQVSTFTIDAPQLKTSKKIWIYLPKNYEESKKKYPVIYMHDAQNLFDKSTSFSGEWNIDETLDSLNAETIVVGIEHGNDKRISELTPYKNEKYGGGDAYNYLDFIVKTLKPHVDKNYRTLKKPESTSIAGSSLGGLVSYYALLQYPDIFDKAIVFSPSFWFSNEIYTLTENSPKTNAKMYFLCGDNEDEAMVTDMNKMTDLLKRKVNSFSQIEIQVVEGGQHNEKLWREAFPKAYLWLLK; this is encoded by the coding sequence ATGTTGAAAAAAATATTGCTACTTACTATGTTCGTTTTAGCTTTTGAAGGATTAAAAGCTCAGGAAAGTACTGCCAGTAAACAGGTTTCTACTTTTACTATTGATGCTCCACAACTAAAAACTTCAAAAAAAATATGGATTTACTTACCTAAAAACTATGAAGAAAGCAAAAAGAAGTATCCAGTTATCTACATGCATGATGCTCAAAACTTGTTTGACAAATCAACTTCTTTTTCTGGTGAATGGAATATCGACGAAACTTTAGACAGTTTAAATGCCGAAACAATTGTTGTTGGAATAGAACACGGCAATGATAAACGAATAAGCGAATTAACTCCATATAAAAATGAAAAATACGGTGGTGGAGATGCATATAACTACTTGGATTTTATTGTTAAAACTTTAAAACCTCATGTGGACAAAAACTACAGAACATTAAAAAAACCTGAATCAACATCTATTGCAGGAAGTTCATTAGGAGGTTTGGTTTCTTATTATGCATTACTACAATATCCTGATATTTTTGATAAAGCCATCGTTTTTTCTCCCTCGTTTTGGTTTAGTAACGAAATCTATACTTTGACAGAAAATAGCCCGAAAACTAATGCCAAAATGTATTTTCTATGTGGTGATAATGAAGATGAAGCTATGGTAACTGACATGAATAAAATGACCGATTTACTAAAACGAAAAGTGAATTCATTCAGTCAAATTGAAATTCAAGTAGTTGAAGGAGGACAACATAATGAAAAATTATGGCGAGAAGCGTTTCCAAAAGCGTACCTTTGGCTTTTAAAATAA
- a CDS encoding DUF1456 family protein translates to MNNNEIFKKLRVALQLRDDQIVEIMQLVNFRMSKGEVGNFFRQDDHPKYIECGDQVLRNFLNGLVIHLRGTKENPKNPKEVLKKNQTEAKSFVKIAPKTDKPKTDFKKNFNSKSSSTTKKEPVVQNVKFKNGKNKPKKNQ, encoded by the coding sequence ATGAATAACAATGAAATATTCAAAAAACTTAGAGTAGCACTTCAATTACGCGATGATCAAATTGTAGAGATTATGCAATTAGTAAATTTCAGAATGTCTAAAGGAGAGGTTGGAAACTTTTTTCGTCAAGATGACCACCCTAAATATATTGAATGTGGTGATCAGGTATTACGAAATTTTTTGAATGGATTGGTTATTCATTTAAGAGGAACAAAAGAAAATCCTAAGAATCCTAAAGAAGTTTTAAAGAAAAATCAAACTGAAGCAAAATCGTTTGTAAAAATCGCTCCTAAAACAGATAAACCAAAGACTGATTTTAAGAAGAATTTTAATTCAAAATCATCTTCAACTACAAAAAAAGAACCCGTAGTTCAAAATGTGAAGTTCAAAAATGGTAAAAATAAACCAAAGAAAAATCAATAA
- the sucC gene encoding ADP-forming succinate--CoA ligase subunit beta produces MNLHEYQGKQILASYGVRVQRGYVANNAEEAVAKAKQLTAETGTGWHVIKAQIHAGGRGKGGGVKLAKNLDQVHEIAGQIIGMDLITPQTPPTGKRVHKVLVAEDVYYPGESETKEFYMSVLLNRGKGRNMIMYSTEGGMDIEEVAEHTPEKIFTEEIDPAVGLQGFQARRIAFNLGLSGEAFKEMVKFVDALYKAYIGSDSSMFEINPVLKTSDNKIMAVDAKVSLDDNALYRHADLAEMRDITEERPIEVEAKEAGLNYVDLDGTVGCMVNGAGLAMATMDLIKYAGFEPANFLDVGGTADAKRVETAFRIILKDPNVKAILINIFGGIVRCDRVAQGVVDAYKNMGDDIKVPIIVRLQGTNAEIAKELIDNSGMPILSAVQFQEAADQVKAALS; encoded by the coding sequence ATGAATTTACACGAATATCAAGGAAAACAGATATTAGCAAGCTACGGAGTGCGTGTTCAACGTGGTTATGTGGCGAACAACGCTGAAGAAGCGGTTGCAAAAGCAAAACAACTTACGGCAGAAACTGGAACAGGTTGGCACGTAATTAAAGCTCAAATTCACGCTGGTGGTCGTGGAAAAGGAGGAGGAGTGAAGTTGGCTAAAAATTTAGATCAAGTTCATGAAATTGCAGGTCAAATCATTGGAATGGATTTGATTACACCTCAAACACCTCCAACTGGTAAAAGAGTTCATAAAGTATTAGTAGCTGAGGATGTTTACTATCCAGGTGAAAGTGAAACTAAAGAGTTTTACATGTCGGTTTTATTAAACCGTGGTAAAGGTCGTAATATGATCATGTATTCTACAGAAGGTGGTATGGATATCGAAGAAGTGGCTGAGCACACTCCAGAGAAAATCTTTACTGAAGAAATTGATCCTGCTGTAGGTTTACAAGGTTTCCAAGCTAGAAGAATTGCTTTCAACTTAGGTTTATCTGGTGAAGCATTCAAAGAAATGGTAAAATTTGTTGATGCTTTATACAAAGCATATATTGGTTCAGATTCATCTATGTTTGAAATCAACCCAGTATTAAAAACTTCTGACAATAAAATCATGGCAGTTGATGCTAAAGTATCGTTAGATGACAATGCTTTATACCGTCATGCTGATTTAGCAGAAATGAGAGATATTACAGAAGAGCGTCCAATTGAAGTTGAAGCTAAAGAAGCTGGATTAAACTATGTTGATCTTGATGGAACTGTAGGTTGTATGGTAAACGGAGCTGGTTTAGCAATGGCTACTATGGACTTAATTAAATATGCAGGTTTCGAACCAGCTAACTTCCTTGATGTAGGTGGTACAGCTGATGCTAAACGTGTTGAGACAGCTTTCCGTATTATCTTAAAAGATCCTAACGTAAAAGCTATCTTAATTAACATTTTTGGTGGTATCGTTCGTTGTGACCGTGTTGCTCAAGGTGTTGTTGATGCTTACAAAAATATGGGAGACGATATTAAAGTGCCTATCATTGTACGTTTACAAGGAACAAATGCAGAAATTGCTAAAGAATTAATCGATAATTCTGGAATGCCAATCTTATCTGCAGTACAATTCCAAGAAGCTGCTGATCAAGTTAAAGCTGCTTTAAGCTAA
- the lysA gene encoding diaminopimelate decarboxylase, producing METQQLLQIANEYGAPVYVYDAHKIESQYNRLTSAFAKVEKLRINYAVKALSNISILKLFKQLGSGLDTVSIQEVQLGLRAGFSPDNIIYTPNGVSMDEIEEVAALGAQINIDNLSILEQFGAKHPKTPVCIRINPHVMAGGNSNISVGHIDSKFGISIHQLPHILRIVENTGMHINGIHMHTGSDILDIQVFLYAAEILFDTAKHFKELDFIDFGSGFKVPYKKGDIETNVEELGRKLTKRFLAFEKEYGRELTLAFEPGKFLVSEAGFFLAKVNVVKQTTSTVFAGIDSGFNHLIRPMFYGSEHYIENITHPKGKERFYSVVGYICETDTFATNRRIAEIKEGDILSFKNAGAYCFSMSSNYNSRYKPAEILWKDGKAHLIRQKETFDDLLLNQIELEF from the coding sequence ATGGAAACGCAACAACTTTTACAAATTGCAAATGAATATGGAGCACCAGTTTATGTATACGATGCCCATAAAATTGAATCACAGTATAATAGATTAACTTCGGCTTTTGCTAAGGTTGAAAAACTACGTATTAATTATGCAGTTAAGGCCTTATCTAACATTTCCATTTTAAAACTTTTTAAACAGCTTGGCTCAGGATTAGACACTGTTTCTATTCAAGAAGTACAATTAGGACTCCGTGCAGGCTTTTCTCCAGATAACATTATCTATACTCCTAATGGTGTTTCAATGGATGAAATTGAAGAAGTAGCTGCATTAGGAGCACAAATTAACATCGACAACCTTTCTATATTAGAGCAATTTGGAGCAAAACATCCCAAAACCCCAGTTTGCATCCGAATAAATCCTCATGTCATGGCCGGCGGAAACTCGAACATATCCGTAGGCCATATTGATAGTAAATTTGGTATTTCAATACATCAATTACCTCACATTCTTCGCATTGTAGAAAACACCGGAATGCACATTAACGGAATTCACATGCATACAGGATCTGACATTTTAGATATTCAGGTGTTTTTATATGCTGCCGAAATTTTATTTGATACTGCCAAACATTTCAAAGAGTTAGACTTTATAGATTTTGGAAGCGGATTTAAAGTACCTTACAAAAAAGGTGATATTGAAACCAATGTAGAGGAATTAGGAAGAAAATTAACTAAACGATTTTTAGCTTTCGAAAAAGAATACGGAAGAGAATTGACATTAGCTTTTGAACCAGGTAAATTTTTAGTAAGTGAAGCAGGCTTTTTCTTAGCAAAAGTGAATGTGGTAAAACAAACCACTTCAACCGTTTTTGCAGGAATTGATTCTGGATTTAACCATTTAATCCGCCCAATGTTTTACGGTTCAGAACATTATATAGAAAACATTACACATCCAAAAGGGAAAGAACGATTTTACTCAGTTGTTGGATATATTTGTGAAACAGATACTTTTGCCACTAACAGACGTATTGCCGAAATTAAAGAAGGCGACATTTTAAGCTTTAAAAATGCTGGAGCGTATTGTTTTAGCATGTCGTCTAACTACAACTCTCGCTACAAACCCGCAGAAATACTTTGGAAAGATGGCAAAGCGCACCTAATACGACAAAAAGAAACTTTTGATGATTTACTACTAAACCAAATAGAACTTGAGTTCTAG
- a CDS encoding DUF1801 domain-containing protein translates to MAKNKTTSTEVNVIEFVNSYVDNEQKKADSLKLIELMSEWSGFEPKMWGPTIIGFGSYHYKYTSGHEGDAPLIGFSPRKAEFSLYVYSPTEENKHLLDELGKYKMGKACIYIKKLSDINIETLKKMCEDTFDNLNKHHECACRQK, encoded by the coding sequence ATGGCAAAAAACAAAACTACATCTACCGAAGTTAATGTCATTGAATTTGTGAATTCTTATGTTGACAATGAGCAAAAAAAGGCTGACAGCCTAAAACTCATTGAACTAATGAGTGAATGGTCAGGGTTTGAACCTAAAATGTGGGGACCAACGATAATTGGATTTGGGAGTTATCATTACAAATACACAAGCGGGCATGAAGGTGATGCGCCTTTAATTGGTTTTTCTCCCCGAAAAGCTGAATTTTCATTATATGTATATTCACCAACTGAAGAAAACAAACATTTATTAGACGAACTTGGAAAGTATAAAATGGGTAAAGCTTGCATATACATAAAAAAGCTATCAGATATCAATATTGAAACGCTTAAAAAAATGTGCGAGGATACTTTTGACAATCTTAACAAACATCATGAATGTGCTTGCAGACAAAAATAA
- a CDS encoding ArsR/SmtB family transcription factor, with amino-acid sequence MRRDVFQAIADPTRRAIIALIAIEALTPNAIADNFNTTRQAVSKHLKILTECELVKQEHQGREIYYSLQIDKMKEIDNWLEQYRKIWETSFNQLDKILSTIKKSKNGK; translated from the coding sequence ATGAGAAGAGATGTTTTTCAGGCGATAGCAGATCCTACAAGAAGAGCCATTATAGCATTAATAGCTATTGAAGCATTGACTCCAAATGCTATAGCTGATAATTTTAACACTACACGACAGGCAGTTTCAAAACATTTAAAAATTTTGACCGAATGTGAACTTGTAAAACAAGAGCATCAAGGAAGAGAGATTTATTATTCGCTTCAAATAGACAAAATGAAAGAAATAGACAACTGGTTAGAGCAATACAGAAAAATTTGGGAAACCAGTTTCAATCAACTTGACAAAATATTATCAACAATTAAAAAAAGTAAAAATGGAAAGTAA
- a CDS encoding SRPBCC family protein: protein MESNLLFDFIVDKEAKTVTINREFAADLSLVWDAFTTAELLDQWVAPKPWTARTKYMNFEEGGKRFYAMVSPDGKEFWAIQEFSAIKPKTNFKMFNAFADENENPQLPGSNWDYVFSELEGKTNVCITIYNESRERMEKMIEMGFKEGFTASISNLEELLKSLS, encoded by the coding sequence ATGGAAAGTAATTTATTATTCGATTTTATCGTTGACAAAGAAGCAAAAACGGTAACAATTAACAGAGAATTTGCAGCAGATCTTTCATTAGTTTGGGATGCTTTCACCACTGCAGAACTACTAGATCAATGGGTAGCACCAAAACCTTGGACGGCTAGAACGAAATACATGAATTTTGAAGAAGGAGGTAAAAGATTTTATGCCATGGTAAGTCCTGATGGAAAAGAATTTTGGGCCATTCAAGAATTTAGTGCTATAAAGCCAAAAACAAATTTCAAAATGTTTAATGCTTTTGCAGATGAAAATGAAAACCCACAATTACCAGGATCAAACTGGGATTATGTATTTAGTGAACTGGAAGGAAAAACAAATGTTTGTATTACTATTTATAATGAATCGCGTGAACGCATGGAAAAAATGATAGAAATGGGTTTCAAAGAAGGTTTTACAGCATCAATTAGCAATCTTGAAGAATTATTGAAATCATTATCTTAA
- the pafA gene encoding alkaline phosphatase PafA has product MKRILLSINILIGFTAFAQQQPQPSTQPAPKPKLVVGIVVDQMKMEYLYRFSDDFTEGGFKRLMNNGFTFHNMHYNYMPTYTAPGHASVYTGTTPASHGIVGNEWFHRTLGKEVYCTDDASVQTLGNGTEKEGQMSPKNLQATTITDELRLATNFKGKVIGISIKDRGAILPAGHFANFAFWYSKTGSFISSTFYGKELPSWVTAFNAEKNYERYINQGWGLLKPKEVYNESLPDDNPYEGKLYKKAAFFPYNMKEMMDANDAGVLRSSPYGNNLLADFAIRAIDKEGLGTDNITDFLTVSFSSTDYVGHTFGPRSIELQDTYLRLDQTIGSFLQYLDVKVGKGNYLVFLTADHAGAENVNHLKDNKYDVENISEKNLEMAMAEFSKTYFGDDLLLNYSNYNVFFDKEKLKAKGLELVKVKQAFKEFLMTQKHVRRVYTEEEILASSGADYYLNFMLKGYDPTQNGDLIILDKPGYIEYYGTGTSHGTPYSYDTHVPCIFFGWDIKKGESHDKKEITQIAPTLAQKLKITFPNATEAKVMTEIFNK; this is encoded by the coding sequence ATGAAAAGAATACTATTATCTATAAATATTTTAATTGGTTTTACTGCTTTTGCTCAGCAACAACCACAGCCATCAACTCAACCTGCTCCAAAACCAAAGCTTGTTGTTGGAATTGTTGTAGATCAAATGAAAATGGAATATTTATATCGTTTTTCTGATGATTTTACTGAAGGCGGATTTAAGCGTTTAATGAACAACGGATTCACGTTTCATAATATGCATTACAATTATATGCCTACTTACACAGCTCCTGGTCACGCTTCAGTATATACAGGAACAACACCTGCTAGTCATGGTATTGTAGGTAATGAATGGTTTCATAGAACTTTAGGTAAAGAAGTATATTGTACAGATGATGCTTCTGTACAAACATTAGGTAATGGTACTGAAAAAGAAGGACAAATGTCACCTAAAAATTTGCAAGCGACTACAATTACTGATGAATTGCGTTTGGCAACAAATTTTAAAGGAAAAGTCATTGGAATAAGCATAAAAGATCGTGGTGCGATATTGCCTGCGGGACATTTTGCCAATTTTGCTTTTTGGTATAGTAAAACAGGATCTTTCATATCTAGTACTTTTTATGGAAAAGAATTGCCTTCATGGGTAACAGCTTTTAATGCAGAGAAAAATTATGAGAGATATATAAATCAAGGTTGGGGTCTTTTAAAGCCAAAAGAAGTATATAACGAAAGTCTTCCTGATGATAACCCTTATGAAGGTAAATTGTATAAAAAAGCAGCTTTTTTTCCGTACAACATGAAAGAAATGATGGATGCTAATGATGCAGGAGTTTTGCGTTCAAGTCCTTACGGAAATAACTTATTGGCTGATTTTGCGATAAGAGCAATCGATAAAGAAGGTTTGGGTACAGATAATATTACCGACTTTTTAACGGTTAGTTTTTCTTCGACAGATTATGTTGGACACACATTTGGCCCACGTTCTATAGAACTTCAGGATACTTATTTGCGTTTAGATCAAACTATTGGTTCATTTTTACAATATTTAGATGTTAAAGTAGGTAAAGGAAATTATTTGGTTTTCTTAACTGCTGACCATGCTGGAGCCGAAAATGTTAATCATTTAAAGGATAACAAATATGATGTAGAAAATATAAGTGAGAAAAATTTAGAAATGGCTATGGCCGAATTTTCTAAAACTTATTTTGGAGATGACTTGTTATTGAACTATTCAAATTACAATGTCTTTTTTGATAAAGAAAAATTAAAAGCTAAGGGATTAGAATTAGTTAAAGTAAAACAAGCTTTTAAAGAGTTTTTAATGACTCAAAAACATGTTCGTAGAGTTTATACAGAAGAAGAAATTTTAGCATCATCTGGAGCTGATTATTATTTAAATTTCATGCTGAAAGGGTATGATCCAACTCAAAATGGTGATTTAATTATTTTAGATAAACCGGGTTATATAGAATATTATGGAACAGGAACATCACATGGAACTCCATACAGCTATGATACCCATGTACCATGTATTTTCTTTGGTTGGGATATTAAGAAAGGTGAGTCTCATGATAAAAAAGAGATCACTCAAATTGCACCAACATTGGCACAAAAACTAAAAATCACTTTTCCAAATGCTACAGAAGCAAAAGTAATGACGGAAATATTTAATAAATAA
- a CDS encoding NAD(P)H-dependent flavin oxidoreductase produces the protein MNKITQLFNIKYPIVQGGMIWNSGYKLASAVSNAGGLGLIGAGSMYPNVLREHIQKCKKATDKPFGVNVPMLYPNIEEIMDIIVEEGVKIVFTSAGNPKTWTSFLKEKGITVVHVVSSSKFALKAQEAGVDAIVAEGFEAGGHNGREETTTLTLIPMVREKISIPLIAAGGIATGRGILAAMVLGADGVQVGSRFAASVESSAHDDFKKTIVDLEEGGTHLTLKELAPVRLIKNKFYNDVQELYTKCPSVDDLKNLLGRARAKRGMFEGDLVEGELEIGQISGLIKDIKPVSEIVNDMVTEFENAKNNIPQL, from the coding sequence ATGAATAAAATAACTCAACTTTTTAATATTAAGTATCCAATCGTTCAAGGAGGAATGATTTGGAATAGTGGTTACAAACTTGCAAGTGCAGTTAGCAATGCAGGAGGATTAGGTTTAATTGGAGCAGGGTCAATGTATCCCAATGTTCTAAGAGAACATATTCAAAAATGTAAAAAAGCAACAGATAAACCGTTTGGAGTGAATGTTCCAATGTTGTATCCAAATATTGAAGAAATAATGGATATAATTGTTGAAGAGGGAGTGAAAATTGTATTTACTTCTGCAGGAAATCCAAAAACATGGACTAGTTTTTTAAAAGAAAAAGGAATTACAGTGGTTCATGTAGTAAGTAGTTCTAAATTTGCCTTGAAAGCACAAGAAGCGGGTGTAGATGCTATTGTAGCCGAAGGATTTGAAGCAGGCGGTCACAATGGAAGAGAAGAGACTACGACCTTGACGCTTATCCCTATGGTTAGAGAGAAAATTAGTATTCCCTTAATTGCTGCTGGAGGAATTGCGACAGGCAGAGGTATTTTGGCAGCAATGGTATTAGGAGCAGATGGTGTTCAGGTAGGTTCGCGTTTTGCGGCTTCGGTAGAAAGTTCTGCTCATGATGATTTCAAGAAAACCATAGTTGATTTAGAAGAAGGAGGAACACATCTTACTCTAAAAGAATTGGCACCAGTCAGACTTATAAAAAATAAATTCTACAACGATGTGCAAGAATTGTATACAAAATGTCCATCTGTAGATGATTTAAAAAACTTATTAGGAAGAGCAAGAGCAAAAAGAGGAATGTTTGAAGGGGATCTTGTAGAAGGGGAATTAGAAATTGGACAAATTTCTGGTCTTATTAAGGATATAAAACCAGTAAGCGAAATCGTTAACGATATGGTTACTGAATTTGAGAATGCTAAAAATAATATTCCACAATTATAA
- a CDS encoding S8 family serine peptidase: MKTILLVFFFFFSLIAFSQEDAWVFFTDKPNASTFFSNPLSELTQRSLDRRTTQNIALDIKDAPLHQPYVNQITSAAGITVLAKSKWLNMLHVRGTQANIAALSSLSFVDHIQYANHSLNPGGKISDSFNKSNYVDKWLDINNTQVNYNYGNSAAQVQMLNCHILHQQNHTGQGKVVAILDAGFPGVNTAAPFLSLRDRGLILGGYDFVNNSTSFYTGNPHGTNVLSTMGGNAVNLVGTAPDASYYLFITEDVASETPLELSNWVEAAEEADRLGVDVINSSLGYFGFDNPAYSYTYAKMNGQTSVASRAVDIAFSKGMICVISAGNEGGKAEPHVGTPADALHAITVGSVTSAEVKSGFSSIGPTGDGRMKPDLMAMGTASVISNTSGTITTANGTSFSSPILAGAIASFWSAFPNKKNSEIVQLVKASADRYAASVVTPNNDYGYGIPDFQLALNTALSVTDFEKEKIALYPNPVNDSFVVSLPENLLNSQFELFNSLGQKVKSEIIAQQKQSIYVQNLNSGMYFYTLSNGQNKTSGKLIKQ, encoded by the coding sequence ATGAAAACCATACTACTTGTATTTTTCTTCTTTTTCTCCCTTATTGCTTTTTCGCAGGAAGATGCATGGGTCTTTTTTACGGATAAACCCAATGCAAGTACTTTTTTCTCAAACCCATTGTCTGAATTAACTCAACGTTCTTTAGACAGAAGAACAACTCAGAATATAGCATTAGATATTAAAGACGCTCCTTTGCATCAACCTTACGTAAATCAAATTACTTCTGCTGCAGGAATTACTGTTTTAGCGAAGTCAAAATGGTTAAATATGCTTCATGTTAGAGGAACACAAGCTAATATTGCTGCTTTATCATCGTTGTCGTTTGTAGATCATATACAGTATGCTAACCATTCGTTAAATCCTGGAGGTAAAATTTCTGATTCATTTAATAAATCAAATTATGTTGATAAATGGTTAGATATAAATAACACTCAAGTGAATTATAACTATGGAAATTCAGCTGCACAAGTGCAAATGCTCAATTGTCATATTCTGCACCAACAAAACCATACTGGGCAAGGAAAAGTTGTAGCTATTTTAGATGCTGGATTTCCAGGTGTGAATACAGCTGCTCCTTTTTTAAGTTTGCGAGATAGAGGTTTAATACTTGGAGGATATGATTTTGTAAATAATTCGACTAGTTTTTATACAGGTAACCCTCATGGAACTAATGTGTTGTCAACTATGGGGGGCAATGCTGTCAATTTAGTTGGAACTGCCCCAGATGCATCATATTATTTGTTTATTACTGAAGATGTAGCTAGCGAAACGCCATTAGAGTTATCAAATTGGGTTGAAGCCGCTGAAGAAGCTGATAGGTTAGGGGTAGATGTTATTAATTCTTCTTTGGGATATTTTGGTTTTGATAATCCGGCTTATAGCTATACATATGCTAAGATGAACGGACAAACATCTGTTGCTTCAAGAGCTGTAGATATTGCTTTTTCAAAAGGAATGATTTGTGTGATTTCTGCTGGAAATGAAGGAGGTAAGGCTGAACCACATGTTGGTACGCCTGCAGATGCTCTTCATGCAATTACTGTAGGTTCAGTAACATCTGCTGAGGTAAAATCAGGGTTTAGTTCTATTGGCCCAACAGGTGATGGAAGAATGAAACCAGATTTAATGGCAATGGGTACTGCATCTGTTATTTCCAATACTTCAGGGACCATTACAACTGCTAATGGGACTTCTTTTTCATCTCCAATTTTAGCAGGAGCGATTGCTTCTTTTTGGTCGGCTTTTCCAAATAAAAAGAATTCGGAGATTGTACAGTTAGTTAAAGCGTCTGCAGATAGATATGCAGCTTCTGTTGTAACGCCAAACAATGATTATGGTTATGGTATTCCAGACTTCCAATTAGCCTTAAATACTGCTTTGTCTGTAACAGATTTTGAAAAAGAGAAAATTGCTTTGTATCCTAATCCAGTAAATGATTCATTTGTGGTTTCACTTCCTGAAAATTTACTTAATTCTCAGTTTGAACTTTTTAATTCTTTGGGGCAAAAAGTAAAATCAGAAATAATAGCACAACAAAAACAATCTATATACGTTCAAAATTTAAATTCTGGAATGTATTTTTATACGCTTTCTAATGGACAAAATAAGACTTCTGGAAAGCTAATCAAACAATAA